GGAAATGTAGGCTGCATGGTTAACGGAGCCGGCCTGGCAATGGCTACCATGGATATCATCAAACTCTCAAAGGGTGATCCTGCGAATTTCCTTGATGTAGGCGGTACTGCAAATGCAGAAACAGTTGAAGCAGGGTTCCGGATCATTTTAAAAGACCCCAATGTCAAAGCTATCCTGATCAATATATTTGGAGGTATTGTCCGTTGCGACCGTGTAGCACAAGGTGTGGTCGATGCATATCAAAAAATCGGGGACATCAAAGTACCGGTAATTGTGCGTTTACAAGGAACCAATGCCGTTGAAGGGAAAAAGCTGATCGACCAAAGCGGATTGAAGGTATCTTCAGCTATTACCCTGCAGGAAGCAGCTGATTTGGTTTCAAAAGTTCTTGCCTAAGCAATCAATAGTTGACGTAAATTTCACAATTGAGCATAAAAATTGCTGGCTGGTGTATCATAATTTTGTTACTGCCGCCAGCATTTTTGTTTCAAATCCACTTTGAAAGTGCTGAAATTTATTGATCAAAGTTGATTTTATTGTGAGAACCGTCGCAATAAGGCATATTCTTTGAGGCGCCGCAACGGCAGATGGATATGATTGTCCCATGGTCAAGTTTTATGCCGCGACAGTCTACTAAATCGAAATTACCCTGAACCATTAACGGGCCGCCTTTCAAGTACCTTATTTCAGTTGTCTGCGGTTGAGTATTTCTATCATTTTCCGATTTCTGGTTTTTAGTTTGATCATTCCAGGAATAGGACAAAGCCATTGTAGGACAATCATCAACAGTTTTGATAATATCCTGAGTGGAAGCTGCGGTCATATCCACCCATGGCCGCCTCCGGGGATTAAAAACATTCAACAACTGGGTAAAGCAAATCCCCGAATGATTGCATAAATGGGGCTGCCAAACAACAGTAATTTCACCGTTGGTGTATTTTTTGATAATTTTATTCATAAAGTTTTTTTTCATTTCAAATTTAGAATAAAATCATTTAAGCATCAATAAATTTTGCATACTATGAAAATGAAACCTAATTTTGAGGTTCATTTTCATACGAAAATAATTGATTTTAAAATGTCGTATGGAACTCCATGTTTGCTATTTTCATTCGTGTTTTGCGTTTATTCGCAAACATGTTCGTTTCATATACTTTGGTTGTTTTTTCATAAATAGTCAAAGCTGTTTTAAATTAAGATGTTGAGGAAAATTATTGCTTTTTTTATTGTTTTTTTGGGATGCAGTTGCCTTTATGCACAAAAGACTAAGTCTACAGTTTTAGACGACAGCACATCAGTAGAATATACGGTTATTAATGGAGATACTCTTTATTCATCGAAAATTGAACCTGTATATATATTCCCCACAAAAAAATTCAGGAGTTTTTTAGAGGAATATAATTACTGGAGGCTGGTCAAAAACATTAAGATTGTCTACCCCTATGCCATTTTGGCAAAGAATAAACTTGCCCAGATGAACAACCATTTTATCACCATAAAAAATGGAAGGGAAAAGAACAGATATATCAAAGAGGTGGAAGATACGATGAAAGCCCAGTATGAAGACGAACTGACCAAATTAACTGTATCTCAGGGCAAACTGCTTTTTAAGCTGATTGACAGGGAAACCGGCAACACAACATTTGTCCTGGTCAAAGAGCTGAAAGGATCTTTCTCAGCCTTTGTATGGCAAGCGGTTGCCCGTATCTTCGGTTCAAACCTGAAATCCACCTATGATCCCAATGGGGAAGACAGGGTAATTGAAGAAATTCTGATCATGATAGACCAGGGCCAGCTTTAACTGGCCAGTTTGAATAGTTCCTTGACCAGGTTATTAATCCCGTCATAAATCTGTGCGATATTGGAATCAAGCATGTAGCAAGGGGTTGTCACTACTTTATGTTGTTCATCAATTGCAATCTCTCCATGCTGTGTAGGAATATTGGTGGCACCCATTTTCTCAATATCTATGGCAGTTGACAAATCCTGGCCTACCGTAACTTCCACATCCCCCAATACCCGGGCCATCAAAACAGCTCCTATACAAAGGGCACCCACAGGTTTCTTCAGTTTAACCATACTTAAAATTGCATGGGAAACTTCTTTGTTTACTTTGCAGTTAACCCCGTCAATCTTATAGGTAAACAGATTTTTTGCAGTACCGCTTCCTCCCGGAATAATCAACACGTCAAAATCTTCAGCCTTAAACTTATTCAAAGGCCTGATTTTCCCCCTTGCGATTCTGGCCGATTCTACCAGTACATTCCGTGATTCCTTCATCGGTTGTTTGGTTATGTTATTCATAACACAGAATTGTTCGATATCCGGGGCAAATATTTCATAAACTCCGCCATTTTGAACAATTGTCAATAAAGTAAGGGTGGCTTCATGGATTTCAGAACCATCCGAAAACCCACAACCTCCTAATATTACTGCAACTTTTTTCAAATCACCCATTTTATTATTTTTTTTGTTAAATTTATTAAAACTTCTTTTTTATGCAAACAATAAACAAACGAATTTTTATTGCTATAGATATTGCCGGCAGTGTATCTTTAAAAGCCATGATCAGAAATTTCAGGAGAACATTGGCAGGAGACTCCATTAAATGGGTTGAAGATGACAATTTTCACCTAACCCTTTATTTTTTAGGAGAGACAAATATCAAAATAATCAACAATTTGATCACTGACATCAGCCGGGAAATAGGAAACATATCAAAATTTTCAATCAGCTTACAGGGCGTAGGGATATTCGGGAACATCAACAATCCCAAGGTTTTATGGATTGGAATTAAGGACAAGTCAGGAAATTTAAAAACCATCCAGCAAAAATTGAGTAAAATGCTTGTAAATTATGGTTTCCCGGAGGATCAGCAAAAATTTTCCCCTCATCTCACCCTGGGCCGGATCAGGAATATCAAAGATATTTCACCCTTAAAAAACTTAATAGAACAATACCGGGATGTACCTTTCCAGGAACTAAAAGTAAGTAAAATTGTCTTACATGAAAGCAAATTAACTCATTCAGGGCCTATTTATTCCACAATCAAGGAATTTCCACTGAGTCAGGAATAATTAAATTCCCTTGCCTTTAAGGATGGTAAAAAAAGTATAAATGACAATTTTCATATCCACCCAAATTGACATGTTTTCCATGTACAAAATATCATACTTAAAGCGCCTGATCATTTCATCTACATTTTCGGCATAGCCGAATTTAACCTGTCCCAGTGAAGTGAT
The nucleotide sequence above comes from Bacteroidota bacterium. Encoded proteins:
- the elbB gene encoding isoprenoid biosynthesis glyoxalase ElbB, with protein sequence MGDLKKVAVILGGCGFSDGSEIHEATLTLLTIVQNGGVYEIFAPDIEQFCVMNNITKQPMKESRNVLVESARIARGKIRPLNKFKAEDFDVLIIPGGSGTAKNLFTYKIDGVNCKVNKEVSHAILSMVKLKKPVGALCIGAVLMARVLGDVEVTVGQDLSTAIDIEKMGATNIPTQHGEIAIDEQHKVVTTPCYMLDSNIAQIYDGINNLVKELFKLAS
- a CDS encoding (4Fe-4S)-binding protein, with protein sequence MNKIIKKYTNGEITVVWQPHLCNHSGICFTQLLNVFNPRRRPWVDMTAASTQDIIKTVDDCPTMALSYSWNDQTKNQKSENDRNTQPQTTEIRYLKGGPLMVQGNFDLVDCRGIKLDHGTIISICRCGASKNMPYCDGSHNKINFDQ
- the thpR gene encoding RNA 2',3'-cyclic phosphodiesterase, which translates into the protein MQTINKRIFIAIDIAGSVSLKAMIRNFRRTLAGDSIKWVEDDNFHLTLYFLGETNIKIINNLITDISREIGNISKFSISLQGVGIFGNINNPKVLWIGIKDKSGNLKTIQQKLSKMLVNYGFPEDQQKFSPHLTLGRIRNIKDISPLKNLIEQYRDVPFQELKVSKIVLHESKLTHSGPIYSTIKEFPLSQE
- a CDS encoding DUF4294 domain-containing protein, translated to MLRKIIAFFIVFLGCSCLYAQKTKSTVLDDSTSVEYTVINGDTLYSSKIEPVYIFPTKKFRSFLEEYNYWRLVKNIKIVYPYAILAKNKLAQMNNHFITIKNGREKNRYIKEVEDTMKAQYEDELTKLTVSQGKLLFKLIDRETGNTTFVLVKELKGSFSAFVWQAVARIFGSNLKSTYDPNGEDRVIEEILIMIDQGQL